Below is a window of Verrucomicrobiota bacterium DNA.
GAACGCTGGACCTCTGAGGCAGGGTCGCCTAGTCTCGACTTTAGAAGAAAAGATGAAAAATCTCCTGATCTTCCTATTCGCCATTTTCCCATTTGGAGTCTTTGCCGATGAGACATTCATTTTTTCATCAGAGAAAGAGGATACTCCGTGGCATGGCGTTTTTGAGGGAGTTTATAGTATCGTAACCGCTGATGGAGAAGAGGCTTCTTCTTCGCCAAAGCCCTTCAAATTGTTTTTCCAAGACAGAGGTTCCAATGGCGTCCTCAATATGGCGTTCATAGACGATCAAAATCGCCTTCGGGCTGTGATCACGAACTTACATCTGAGAGAGAACTATTCTCCACCAACAATAACGTCCGAGCGCTTCTATCTACCTCCGATATTCTCCGCTCCAGTTGAATTTGAGGCTACATTTACCGAGGGTGGATTTGATGAAGAACTCATCTCAGGATCTATCACAACGTATAGTCTTTCGCTCGAAGAAGAGCCCTCCGTAGACATGAAGTACATCTTCAAAGCCGGAAGACTTCCTCAGTAGGTTCTAACCAGATGGATCAGGTTAATCGGATCACCATCGCGAGAAGTCCTAAGAATCATCCGGACAGGGGAGTTCACTAGCGGGTTGCCCGTCCTCGACGTTCTGCAAATGAATCCCAAATTGGTTTTCTTTTTAATTCCTGTTCTCGCGTCGAATCTGGCCTTGAATGGTGAGTTATTGCCAACGGTTCCACTGCTTGGCACTCGCGATGGTTCCCAACTTCAAGACTATCATGCTGGTGAAGGGCAGTGGATTCCGGCAACGATCGACACCGCGGCATCGCTGGAAACTCTGATTTCTAGACTTGAAGATGAGTGGTCCCTGCGCTTCACGGGCAAGGGGCAATACATTGGCTACACTGACGACATGTTTTCGATCGCCCAATATGGCGATAAAGCCATACCGCCTCTATTAAAACTAATTGATACGAGTGATAACCTGCATGCTAGAGTTGGAGCGGTCTATACATTTCATCTGATAGGAATTGAGCGGACAGTTTTCGGTGGATTTGTTGAGGATTTTCAAAATCAAGCCGCTCGCGACGCACTCCTTAGCTTAGTAGATAAAGAAGGACTGCAAAAGCTTACGATGGAACTGCTGATGCGGGACCCATGGCCCTATGACGTGCCCTTTCTGTTTGAAGCGCTTCAAGAGTCAGAAGGAAGCGCTTGGCCGATCTCGAAAGCCCTTTTTCGCTACAATTTGCAGGATATCCCGTTTCGTCAGAAAGATCAGATCTATGCTACGGGTCTGATGGAGACGAAAATCACTATCCCAGCTGGAGGAAACCTAAATGATCTCTTGGCCAATATGGAAAGAGAATCCTCTGGGGCAATCGTGGTAGAAGATGGTCTTTTGGATGCCTGGTTATTGGGATGGGAGCCCGGGAACGGCTCATGGCGATTCGGGGGCGATGGCCACAGTAAATCGTCCGTAGCAAAGATCCTTGGGCGGTATGTTGGCCAGGGTAAGCCGTTTGACTACGTGGATCTGGGCAACCGGGTCGACTGGTTTGCTTATCGGGGAGGCGTGTTTATATGCTCTGCGAGTTCGATGAAAGATCGCTGGTTACAGTGGTGGCAGGCTAATACTCATCGCTACGGCCCAAACGATAATTTCGCAGAACAGGTCGCTTTTGGACAACGTCACTAACGCGCCAGAGTTCCACGTTGCGGCGCTGAGCAGCAGCAGTCGCTCTTTAGCTTCCACTTTCTTAGCGACTTCGGAGGACCAGACGGAGGTCAAGGACTGATGCCGTTGATTGCTGCCCTCTCCGCAGTCCGCAAGGAGAAGCATTAGGCGACTCCGGGATTGCCCTTGCCGCCCCAGCGATGTCGGGGCTATCGTTCGAATCCTGCGCGTCTCAACACCGCATGCAGAAAAAAATGAGAACCCTACTACTCGCAACCACCATCGCCGCAGTCTTATTGTCAAGTGGATGCGCGGAGCATAAGCGACTGGTCGTATCAAAAGAAGACTTTAATGCGATCACAGAAAAAGTCTTTCCACCTTTTGATTTTCAGGTAGTCGGCCAGGGAGAAAGTCTATCGGGAAGTATAAGGGAATTTCATATACTGCTGAGACCTACTTCTGAAAACATCCCTTTGGTTTTCGACTTTACAGCTTGGAATGACTGGTTGAGTGGCAAGGATAACTTTACCGGAGTCGGACGAGGTGGAAGTCAAGGGCTCTATTGGAATCAGACTTGGAGGAGTGAAAAGAGAGTGATCAGTGTTGATGCGGTTGCCATGAAGAATGGCACAATAAAGGCATCCTATCTTGAGATTCCCAGGTGAATGGCTGAACAAAGCGGATCCGGTCAATCGGATGACCATCGCGAAAAATCCTAAGAATCAACCGGACAGGGGAGTCCACTAGCGGGTTGTCTGTTCCCAATTCTCTTTCGGAAAAAGAAATGAAACGAATCCTCTTCCTCTGCTCACAAAACAAGTTACGAAGTCCAACAGCAGAGAATATCTTCAGCGAAAGAAGAGGGGTAGAAGTCGACTCCGCAGGCTTAAATAACGATGCAGAAGTTCCTCTTTCGCCGGAACAAATAGAATGGGCAGATTTGATTCTCGTTATGGAGAACACTC
It encodes the following:
- a CDS encoding phosphotyrosine protein phosphatase; translation: MKRILFLCSQNKLRSPTAENIFSERRGVEVDSAGLNNDAEVPLSPEQIEWADLILVMENTHRNRLNRKFRKHLAGKRIAVLGIPDDYDYMDPDLIKLLEFRCERYFP